A section of the Streptomyces sp. NBC_01363 genome encodes:
- a CDS encoding HD domain-containing protein has protein sequence MPSSADLPAFTTVTVPDTELASAATQLVRDTTDDLIYHHSRRVYFFGGLQGHNGGLGFDPELLYVAAMFHDLGLNEEFRGSGRRFEVDSADEARRFLQSRGVPEDSIRRVWTAIALHTTPGIPSFMEPEVALVTAGVEYDVLGIGYDDISEADRAAIVALHPRPDFKRRILRAFTEGIEPKPDTTFGNVKADVLERYAPGFERGNFVDTILDSAWPE, from the coding sequence ATGCCCAGCAGTGCCGATCTCCCCGCCTTCACCACCGTGACGGTTCCCGACACCGAACTGGCCTCGGCCGCGACCCAGTTGGTGCGTGACACGACCGACGACCTGATCTACCACCACTCCCGCCGCGTCTACTTCTTCGGCGGGCTCCAGGGACACAACGGCGGGCTGGGCTTCGACCCGGAGCTCCTCTACGTCGCAGCCATGTTCCACGATCTCGGTCTCAACGAGGAATTCCGCGGCAGCGGTCGCCGGTTCGAGGTGGACAGCGCCGACGAGGCACGGCGATTCCTGCAGAGCCGCGGTGTGCCCGAGGACAGCATCCGTCGCGTCTGGACGGCCATCGCACTCCACACGACGCCGGGAATCCCGTCGTTCATGGAGCCCGAGGTCGCACTGGTGACGGCCGGTGTGGAGTACGACGTACTGGGCATCGGGTACGACGACATCAGCGAAGCGGACCGTGCGGCGATCGTCGCCCTCCACCCCCGCCCCGACTTCAAGCGGCGCATCCTCAGGGCCTTCACCGAAGGCATCGAACCCAAGCCGGACACCACGTTCGGCAATGTGAAAGCCGATGTCCTGGAGCGTTACGCACCCGGGTTCGAGCGTGGCAACTTCGTGGACACCATCCTGGATTCCGCCTGGCCGGAGTGA